In Littorina saxatilis isolate snail1 linkage group LG8, US_GU_Lsax_2.0, whole genome shotgun sequence, a single genomic region encodes these proteins:
- the LOC138973511 gene encoding uncharacterized protein — translation MTLTIQTVTDCDAGTYACYVFSVGDFYETYSVKVTVEDKGCETNTFGTNCSQTCGRCAGNQTCNTTTGHCPDCLDGWTPPLCTDAVPEEAEPLLTPNQQIVVGVTVGAPLSWAFIATLIQICQVLGNAGWLPFLHVGGKDEEGKEKGVDDDESSDTGPPSKCSRFLRCILCGGAGVCLLSFLFCVSCGKLMSSRFTWDKKEVDQDAAELKRRHSSLADAGTTEKQVEVVSPWEGSTDSSDATTRHLPQANTSPDNQNELFDPQEARKQSYPKGIVNAEHTRTSKFTDRYFSTLSWLESPFEDPAIARSTSTTATNMHGFYSSGFQIKKATYNRDDDANKSDQKADDQAQTVPQVKQTVDEVQNANDDRQRRDDDS, via the exons ATGACGCTGACCATTCAGACAG TAACAGATTGTGACGCAGGGACATACGCTTGCTACGTGTTTTCTGTTGGGGACTTTTACGAAACTTATTCTGTCAAGGTGACTGTCGAAGACAAAG GCTGTGAGACTAACACGTTCGGCACGAATTGTTCGCAAACGTGTGGTCGCTGTGCTGGTAACCAGACGTGTAACACCACCACTGGCCACTGTCCGGACTGTCTGGATGGATGGACACCTCCACTCTGCACCGATG CGGTCCCGGAGGAGGCGGAGCCACTGCTGACCCCAAACCAGCAGATAGTGGTGGGGGTTACTGTCGGTGCCCCCCTCTCCTGGGCTTTCATTGCTACCCTTATCCAGATATGCCAGGTCCTTGGCAACGCGGGGTGGCTGCCCTTCCTTCATGTCGGAGGCAAGGATGAAGAGGGGAAGGAGAAGGGGGTGGACGATGACGAGTCTTCAGATACAGGACCACCTTCAAAATGCTCCCGTTTCCTCAGGTGTATTTTATGCGGGGGTGCTGGCGTGTGTCTTCTCAGCTTCCTGTTCTGTGTCTCGTGTGGGAAGCTGATGTCTTCCAGGTTTACCTGGGATAAGAAGGAGGTCGATCAAGATGCCGCTGAATTAAAGCGACGACATTCGTCCCTAGCAGACGCGGGTACAACAGAAAAGCAGGTGGAGGTGGTTTCTCCATGGGAGGGAAGCACAGACTCTTCAGACGCTACAACACGCCATTTACCTCAGGCGAACACCAGTCCAGATAATCAAAATGAACTGTTTGACCCACAAGAAGCGAGAAAACAATCATACCCAAAGGGTATCGTAAACGCAGAGCACACAAGAACTTCGAAATTCACTGACCGATATTTTTCCACATTAAGTTGGCTGGAAAGTCCTTTCGAAGATCCCGCAATAGCAAGGAGCACAAGTACTACAGCTACAAATATGCATGGGTTCTATAGTAGCGGTTTCCAAATAAAGAAGGCAACGTATAATCGGGACGACGATGCAAACAAGTCAGATCAGAAAGCAGATGACCAGGCGCAAACAGTTCCCCAAGTAAAGCAGACGGTCGACGAAGTTCAAAACGCAAACGATGACAGGCAGAGACGAGATGATGACTCATAA
- the LOC138973509 gene encoding uncharacterized protein: MASSSTDGDDAVKSKLSGLSPDDRRSILTLYQEHPKMWQSFRLVVDLTDHLNDHAMDYQRTRDILLQILVNIETPQDFHTPQVVLGKFCVLVGAVEVLVNLYRQICQAKGRNYVAEMLPPFDEDETWCVYFLKTFFLILSCFGMEFRLSLARTGFLQDFVIEDLRHTKHLSSDALKDGHVYIESMGTLFNCCRHPEVVQILRQKPVVDDVQAFVDKDANVIKGLALITLAFLVEDRDLDFIELDCDTLQYFLDTTSASFTSQGRESEGWQTDAVVHGLSHFARNEVNRRRIVAQGGLQILVRVLDLAAMQVQKDVAMETLVALIQDPGNVYVFKMDRNLGQVLQRVKKGDHPTLCQWAATLITQMTDLQPETEEITDDCQCNFLCENSKAMATLGIGVVEYILDSLDTGNAVGTGSGTGTGSGTGTGSECLQQVLQALLFTARDDNKKREIFARGGLDMLKQHLEKGDEGVKEQVLNVIGALASSTEYGEIIQSHRGLGQVTRELTRSGNVATSQAASRLQLAIKDVTSKKSPLLGHLNKAS, encoded by the exons ATGGCATCGTCCTCTACAGACGGCGACGATGCCGTGAAAAGCAAGCTGTCAG GGTTATCACCAGACGACCGACGGAGCATCTTGACGCTGTACCAAGAGCACCCCAAGATGTGGCAAAGCTTTCGCCTGGTGGTGGACCTCACGGACCATCTCAACGACCACGCCATGGATTACCAAAGGACTCGGGACATCCTTCTGCAGATTCTCGTCAACATCGAAACGCCACAGGACTTCCATACTCCTCAG GTCGTTCTCGGAAAGTTCTGTGTACTCGTGGGAGCGGTGGAAGTCTTGGTCAACCTGTACCGTCAGATTTGCCAAGCCAAGGGTAGGAACTACGTGGCGGAGATGTTACCTCCCTTTGATGAGGACGAGACGTGGTGTGTTTACTTTTTAAAGACGTTTTTCTTGATCCTGTCGTGTTTTGGGATGGAGTTCCGACTCAGTCTGGCTCGCACTGGGTTTCTGCAGGACTTCGTCATAGAGGATCTACGTCACACGAAGCATCTTTCGTCTGACGCGCTG AAAGACGGACATGTGTACATCGAATCTATGGGGACATTGTTCAACTGCTGTCGTCACCCTGAAGTTGTACAGATACTGAGGCAGAAACCTGTCGTGGACGATGTTCAAGCGTTCGTGGATAAAGATGCTAACG TCATCAAGGGTTTGGCCCTCATCACTTTGGCGTTTCTGGTAGAAGATCGTGACCTTGACTTCATTGAGTTGGACTGTGACACCCTTCAGTACTTCCTGGATACGACCTCCGCGTCGTTCACCTCTCAAGGTCGTGAGAGCGAGGGCTGGCAGACAGACGCCGTGGTGCACGGGCTGTCACACTTTGCCAGGAATGAGGTCAACCGGAGACGTATTGTCGCTCAAG GAGGTCTTCAGATCTTGGTACGGGTCCTCGATCTTGCTGCTATGCAGGTGCAGAAAGACGTTGCCATGGAAACGCTCGTGGCGCTTATACAAGACCCAGGCAACGTATACGTCTTCAAG ATGGACCGAAACCTTGGTCAAGTCTTGCAGCGGGTGAAAAAGGGGGATCATCCCACCTTATGTCAATGGGCTGCAACTCTCATTACCCAAATGACAGACTTACAAC CAGAAACAGAAGAAATCACAGACGACTGTCAATGTAACTTTCTCTGCGAGAATTCCAAAGCCATGGCAACTCTTGGCATTGGGGTGGTGGAGTACATCTTAGACAGCCTGGACACCGGAAATGCAGTAGGCACCGGAAGTGGAACAGGCACCGGAAGTGGTACAGGTACCGGAAGTGAGTGTCTGCAACAAGTTCTGCAAGCCCTCTTATTCACGGcac GAGACGACAACAAGAAACGAGAAATATTTGCCAGAG gcgGTCTGGATATGTTAAAGCAGCATCTGGAAAAAGGAGACGAAGGGGTGAAGGAACAAGTTCTAAACGTTATTGGGGCACTCGCATCATCCACAGAATACGGGGAAATTATTCAG TCTCACCGAGGACTGGGCCAGGTGACAAGGGAGCTAACTCGGTCAGGCAACGTCGCCACGTCACAGGCGGCCAGCAGGTTGCAGCTCGCCATTAAAGACGTCACGTCCAAGAAATCGCCACTTCTAGGTCACCTCAACAAGGCTTCATAG